A DNA window from Aythya fuligula isolate bAytFul2 chromosome 4, bAytFul2.pri, whole genome shotgun sequence contains the following coding sequences:
- the PRAG1 gene encoding inactive tyrosine-protein kinase PRAG1 isoform X1, with amino-acid sequence MKAESVLPGDLQERLWKQPMQDEQQRTVQATREALGLSRKDLKMSACSDFVEHVWKPGSCKNCFSPKSSHRLQTPPDVGACGVLPNGVRTKAESPALEDEGVNTPVSKPTIAVKPTMINSDVSDTWADVNMNADLSQVSWGMVSGKHLLLKSGDAQRLCRDNFGNGGVRKPFLHGSPGECLSCCSPSYSMVGLRSLEGRVERNVSIHSLVLLGEVGKQESRAKDKLALLHQHQPLCPNPPALGDRGVGSSARNPSSHGREGAALPSEGDRARVSSSFEGEGGEYCSITDCRREGPAPRCAEGKGAWCEKEGPAPRGWRQRDAPEAARPSGRAVKFSEEERRAASVAFCIAKEQGDPSAPSSERKKSSLRAEAAAACALCQDKEDAPRCGDADAAGGTSGPQQALVEPQCSRGDPIYAESTKRKKAQLKGLSGAANVEKPAHSPGTEQADGAWRDGGWAWGTEKEYQDPATQVAAKITVMTAHTEDDHKTIFLSSPDSAVGVQWPCVSSASHPDFGTSPPAVEPGEVFQASGSDNGLRLHFAAPPKSSVTESPAIPPKMSKNSQQGSEGSCVLPASSPLARLGDGNNHDGAGAHPLPRSCADTGGFGVSPSLCAHVNGASVEEPGRGLAGLSYDRRQKHYTPTWAKQCRIEEEEEEVEEEEQALSTHPWAVGAEVGRADADPVDDCPMVESQPGISKSSSFEFPKEKSNGTEFAPPPPPPKKQSRRALKMNPNNAELERGSNSSTESLSPPFRSIHVSFTAGSTDSLSSDTQTGSDGRHSSEPNHSPPPAESQVFPPGSFLPTSSEDAPSAGPSCPPPLPQKKTMSRTVSSPDGFFGSQTSSGRAAGTASPRLNVSHSESNFCLREEPPFIHPAGLGGPGTFSSSESLEKASKGNSYWGSATSKSTGACMPSRNLQSLSSSQLSVSSQVSSSSSLHLHNLLSNIDSKEGVYAKLGALYAESLRRLVAKCEDCFMREQKNELRFSENNWSLFKLACNKPCCDSGDAIYYCATCSKDPSTTYAVKICKSQESKVAASYCSPAVPVHFNIQQDCGHFVASVPSSMLLASDVEKSVPGDGLRASRAASEHDCVVVITREVPSQTTADFVRDSVMLHQAKPELYERRVCFLLLQLCNGLEHLKEHGIIHRDLCLENLLLVPCKPPMSCVKAKDDKHLPRLIISNFLKAKQKPGSGDSKLKKSQARLAPEIVSASQYKKFDEFQTGILIYELLHQPNPFEEKVHLKEQEYSPEDLPALPSLSIYSRGLQQLAHLLLEADPIKRVRITEAKRMLQCLLWGPRRELTEQPLSHEEALCQVLQNWVDMKRALLMMKFAERAVDTERSVELEDWLCCQYLASAEPASLSHTLKLLQLL; translated from the exons ATGAAGGCAGAATCAGT GTTACCAGGTGATCTTCAAGAGCGGCTCTGGAAACAGCCAATGCAAGATGAACAGCAGAGAACAGTGCAGGCGACACGGGAGGCTCTCGGGCTGAGCCGCAAGGATTTGAAGATGTCTGCGTGCAGTGACTTTGTGGAACACGTTTGGAAGCCCGGCTCCTGCAAAAACTGCTTCAGCCCCAAGAGTTCCCATCGACTGCAGACACCCCCCGACGTGGGAGCCTGTGGTGTGCTCCCGAATGGAGTTAGGACCAAGGCTGAGAGCCCAGCGTTGGAAGACGAAGGCGTGAATACCCCTGTCTCAAAGCCAACGATTGCTGTGAAACCAACGATGATAAACTCAGATGTTTCTGACACGTGGGCGGATGTGAATATGAATGCAGATCTGTCACAG GTCAGCTGGGGGATGGTTTCCGGCAAGCACCTTCTGCTGAAGTCAGGCGATGCGCAGCGGCTCTGTCGGGACAATTTTGGCAACGGCGGCGTGAGGAAGCCCTTCCTGCACGGCTCGCCGGGCGAgtgcctgtcctgctgctctcccagctaCTCCATGGTGGGCCTGCGCAGCCTGGAGGGACGCGTGGAGAGGAACGTCTCCATCCACAGCCTGGTGCTCCTGGGGGAGGTGGgcaagcaggagagcagagccaaAGATAAGCTGGCCCTGCTGCATCAGCATCAGCCCCTCTGCCCTAACCCGCCCGCCCTGGGGGACAGAGGAGTCGGCAGCTCTGCCAGAAACCCttcatcccatgggagggaaggagcagcgCTTCCCTCAGAGGGCGACCGTGCTCGCGTCTCTTCCAGCTTCGAGGGTGAAGGGGGTGAGTACTGCTCGATCACGGACTGCCGCAGAGAGGGCCCTGCCCCGCGCTGTGCCGAGGGGAAGGGGGCCTGGTGCGAGAAGGAGGGCCCGGCGCCCCGCGGCTGGAGGCAGCGGGATGCTCCCGAGGCGGCCAGGCCGAGCGGCAGGGCGGTGAAGTTCAGCGAGGAGGAGCGCAGGGCTGCCAGCGTGGCCTTCTGCATCGCCAAGGAGCAGGGCGACCCCTCTGCCCCAtcttcagagaggaaaaagtcGTCCCTCCGCGCCGAGGCGGCCGCTGCCTGCGCGTTGTGCCAGGATAAGGAGGACGCCCCTCGCTGCGGGGACGCAGATGCCGCCGGAGGCACGAGCGGTCCCCAGCAGGCGTTGGTGGAGCCGCAGTGCTCCCGCGGCGACCCGATCTACGCCGAGAGCACCAAGAGGAAGAAAGCCCAGCTGAAGGGCCTCAGCGGAGCTGCGAACGTGGAGAAACCAGCCCACAGCCCTGGCACGGAGCAGGCAGACGGTGCGTGGAGGGATGGTGGCTGGGCGTGGGGCACAGAGAAGGAGTACCAGGACCCCGCCACCCAGGTGGCGGCCAAGATCACCGTCATGACCGCGCACACGGAGGACGACCACAAGACCATCTTCCTCAGCAGCCCCGACTCCGCTGTGGGAGTTCAGTGGCCCTGCGTCAGCTCCGCTTCCCACCCTGATTTTGGGACCTCGCCGCCCGCCGTTGAGCCCGGAGAGGTGTTTCAGGCATCGGGAAGTGACAACGGACTGAGGCTTCACTTCGCAGCTCCTCCCAAGAGCTCGGTTACAGAGAGCCCGGCCATCCCTCCCAAGATGTCCAAAAACAGCCAGCAGGGCAGCGAGGGGAGCTGCGtgctcccagccagctcccccCTGGCAAGGCTCGGTGACGGCAACAACCACGACGGAGCTGGAGCCCACCCGCTGCCGAGGAGCTGTGCGGACACGGGGGGCTTTGGGGTGTCCCCTTCTCTGTGCGCTCACGTTAACGGAGCCTCCGTGGAGGAGCCTGGCAGAGGCCTGGCAGGTTTGTCCTACGACAGGAGGCAGAAGCACTACACCCCAACGTGGGCCAAGCAGTGCCGGatagaggaggaggaggaggaggtagaggaggaggagcaggcgCTCTCAACCCACCCGTGGGCAGTGGGAGCCGAGGTTGGAAGAGCTGACGCCGACCCCGTGGATGACTGCCCGATGGTGGAGAGCCAGCCTGGGATCAGCAAGTCGTCGTCCTTTGAATTCCCTAAGGAGAAGAGCAATGGCACGGAGTTTGCaccaccaccgccgccgccaAAGAAGCAGTCCAG GCGCGCTCTGAAAATGAACCCGAATAACGCTGAGCTGGAGAGGGGCAGCAACAGCTCCACCGAGAGCCTCAGCCCGCCTTTCCGCAGCATCCACGTCAGCTTCACGGCCGGATCCACCGACAGCCTCAGCTCAGACACGCAGACCGGCAGCGATGGCA GGCACTCGTCTGAGCCGAACCACTCGCCGCCTCCAGCTGAGAGCCAAGTGTTTCCCCCcggctccttcctccccacctccagTGAGGATGCTCCCTCTGCCGGCCCCAGCTGCCCGCCCCCTCTGCCCCAGAAGAAGACGATGAGCAGAACGGTGTCCTCCCCGGATGGCTTTTTTGGGAGCCAAACATCTTCCGGCAGAGCAGCCggcactgccagccccaggTTGAACGTCAGCCACTCCGAGAGCAACTTCTGCCTGCGGGAAGAGCCTCCCTTCATCCACCCAGCCGGCCTGGGGGGCCCCGGCACCTTCTCCTCTTCTGAATCCCTGGAGAAAGCCTCCAAAGGAAACAGCTACTGGGGCTCGGCTACCAGCAAGAGCACGGGGGCCTGCATGCCCAGCAGGAACCTGCAGTCCCTCTCCTCCTCGCAGCTCAGCGTCTCCAGCCAGGTGTCGTCGAGCTCCAGCCTCCACCTCCACAACCTCCTGAGCAACATCGACAGCAAGGAGGGGGTGTACGCCAAGCTGGGCGCCCTCTACGCCGAGTCCCTGCGCCGCCTGGTCGCCAAGTGCGAGGACTGCTTCATGCGGGAGCAGAAGAACGAGCTGCGCTTCAGCGAGAACAACTGGTCGCTCTTCAAGCTGGCGTGCAACAAGCCCTGCTGCGACTCGGGGGATGCCATCTACTACTGTGCCACCTGCTCCAAGGACCCGTCAACCACCTATGCTGTGAAG ATCTGTAAAAGCCAGGAGTCCAAGGTGGCCGCTTCATACTGCAGCCCCGCAGTGCCCGTCCACTTCAACATCCAGCAGGACTGTGGGCATTTCGTGGCCTCCGTCCCCTCCAGCATGCTGCTGGCCTCGGATGTGGAGAAGAGCGTGCCCGGGGATGGTCTCCGTGCCTCCCGCGCTGCCAGCGAGCACGACTGCGTGGTGGTCATCACGCGGGAGGTGCCGAGCCAGACCACTGCTGACTTTGTGAGGGACTCGGTGATGCTGCACCAAGCCAAGCCCGAGCTGTACGAGCGTCGGGTTTGCTTCttgctcctccagctctgcaacGGGCTGGAGCACCTCAAAGAGCATGGCATAATCCATCGTGACCTGTGCCTGGAGAACCTCCTGCTTGTCCCCTGCAAGCCCCCCATGAGCTGCGTGAAAGCCAAAGATGACAAGCACTTGCCCCGCCTGATCATCAGCAACTTTTTGAAAGCCAAGCAGAAACCGGGATCCGGAGACTCCAAGCTGAAGAAGAGTCAGGCCAGGCTGGCCCCGGAGATCGTGTCAGCTTCCCAGTACAAGAAGTTCGATGAGTTTCAGACCGGCATCCTCATCTACGAGCTGCTGCACCAGCCCAACCCCTTTGAGGAGAAGGTGCACCTCAAGGAGCAGGAGTACAGCCCCGAGgacctccctgctctgcccagcctgtccATCTACTCGCgggggctccagcagctggccCACCTCCTTCTGGAGGCAGACCCCATCAAGCGCGTGCGGATCACCGAGGCCAAGCGGatgctgcagtgcctgctgtGGGGGCCCCGGCGGGAGCTCACCGAGCAGCCCCTCAGCCACGAGGAAGCCCTCTGCCAGGTGCTGCAGAACTGGGTGGACATGAAGCGCGCCCTGCTGATGATGAAGTTTGCCGAGCGAGCCGTGGACACGGAGCGGAGCGTCGAACTGGAGGACTGGCTCTGCTGCCAGTACCTGGCGTCCGCCGAGCCTGCCTCCCTCTCGCACACgctgaagctgctgcagctgctctga
- the PRAG1 gene encoding inactive tyrosine-protein kinase PRAG1 isoform X2, producing MQDEQQRTVQATREALGLSRKDLKMSACSDFVEHVWKPGSCKNCFSPKSSHRLQTPPDVGACGVLPNGVRTKAESPALEDEGVNTPVSKPTIAVKPTMINSDVSDTWADVNMNADLSQVSWGMVSGKHLLLKSGDAQRLCRDNFGNGGVRKPFLHGSPGECLSCCSPSYSMVGLRSLEGRVERNVSIHSLVLLGEVGKQESRAKDKLALLHQHQPLCPNPPALGDRGVGSSARNPSSHGREGAALPSEGDRARVSSSFEGEGGEYCSITDCRREGPAPRCAEGKGAWCEKEGPAPRGWRQRDAPEAARPSGRAVKFSEEERRAASVAFCIAKEQGDPSAPSSERKKSSLRAEAAAACALCQDKEDAPRCGDADAAGGTSGPQQALVEPQCSRGDPIYAESTKRKKAQLKGLSGAANVEKPAHSPGTEQADGAWRDGGWAWGTEKEYQDPATQVAAKITVMTAHTEDDHKTIFLSSPDSAVGVQWPCVSSASHPDFGTSPPAVEPGEVFQASGSDNGLRLHFAAPPKSSVTESPAIPPKMSKNSQQGSEGSCVLPASSPLARLGDGNNHDGAGAHPLPRSCADTGGFGVSPSLCAHVNGASVEEPGRGLAGLSYDRRQKHYTPTWAKQCRIEEEEEEVEEEEQALSTHPWAVGAEVGRADADPVDDCPMVESQPGISKSSSFEFPKEKSNGTEFAPPPPPPKKQSRRALKMNPNNAELERGSNSSTESLSPPFRSIHVSFTAGSTDSLSSDTQTGSDGRHSSEPNHSPPPAESQVFPPGSFLPTSSEDAPSAGPSCPPPLPQKKTMSRTVSSPDGFFGSQTSSGRAAGTASPRLNVSHSESNFCLREEPPFIHPAGLGGPGTFSSSESLEKASKGNSYWGSATSKSTGACMPSRNLQSLSSSQLSVSSQVSSSSSLHLHNLLSNIDSKEGVYAKLGALYAESLRRLVAKCEDCFMREQKNELRFSENNWSLFKLACNKPCCDSGDAIYYCATCSKDPSTTYAVKICKSQESKVAASYCSPAVPVHFNIQQDCGHFVASVPSSMLLASDVEKSVPGDGLRASRAASEHDCVVVITREVPSQTTADFVRDSVMLHQAKPELYERRVCFLLLQLCNGLEHLKEHGIIHRDLCLENLLLVPCKPPMSCVKAKDDKHLPRLIISNFLKAKQKPGSGDSKLKKSQARLAPEIVSASQYKKFDEFQTGILIYELLHQPNPFEEKVHLKEQEYSPEDLPALPSLSIYSRGLQQLAHLLLEADPIKRVRITEAKRMLQCLLWGPRRELTEQPLSHEEALCQVLQNWVDMKRALLMMKFAERAVDTERSVELEDWLCCQYLASAEPASLSHTLKLLQLL from the exons ATGCAAGATGAACAGCAGAGAACAGTGCAGGCGACACGGGAGGCTCTCGGGCTGAGCCGCAAGGATTTGAAGATGTCTGCGTGCAGTGACTTTGTGGAACACGTTTGGAAGCCCGGCTCCTGCAAAAACTGCTTCAGCCCCAAGAGTTCCCATCGACTGCAGACACCCCCCGACGTGGGAGCCTGTGGTGTGCTCCCGAATGGAGTTAGGACCAAGGCTGAGAGCCCAGCGTTGGAAGACGAAGGCGTGAATACCCCTGTCTCAAAGCCAACGATTGCTGTGAAACCAACGATGATAAACTCAGATGTTTCTGACACGTGGGCGGATGTGAATATGAATGCAGATCTGTCACAG GTCAGCTGGGGGATGGTTTCCGGCAAGCACCTTCTGCTGAAGTCAGGCGATGCGCAGCGGCTCTGTCGGGACAATTTTGGCAACGGCGGCGTGAGGAAGCCCTTCCTGCACGGCTCGCCGGGCGAgtgcctgtcctgctgctctcccagctaCTCCATGGTGGGCCTGCGCAGCCTGGAGGGACGCGTGGAGAGGAACGTCTCCATCCACAGCCTGGTGCTCCTGGGGGAGGTGGgcaagcaggagagcagagccaaAGATAAGCTGGCCCTGCTGCATCAGCATCAGCCCCTCTGCCCTAACCCGCCCGCCCTGGGGGACAGAGGAGTCGGCAGCTCTGCCAGAAACCCttcatcccatgggagggaaggagcagcgCTTCCCTCAGAGGGCGACCGTGCTCGCGTCTCTTCCAGCTTCGAGGGTGAAGGGGGTGAGTACTGCTCGATCACGGACTGCCGCAGAGAGGGCCCTGCCCCGCGCTGTGCCGAGGGGAAGGGGGCCTGGTGCGAGAAGGAGGGCCCGGCGCCCCGCGGCTGGAGGCAGCGGGATGCTCCCGAGGCGGCCAGGCCGAGCGGCAGGGCGGTGAAGTTCAGCGAGGAGGAGCGCAGGGCTGCCAGCGTGGCCTTCTGCATCGCCAAGGAGCAGGGCGACCCCTCTGCCCCAtcttcagagaggaaaaagtcGTCCCTCCGCGCCGAGGCGGCCGCTGCCTGCGCGTTGTGCCAGGATAAGGAGGACGCCCCTCGCTGCGGGGACGCAGATGCCGCCGGAGGCACGAGCGGTCCCCAGCAGGCGTTGGTGGAGCCGCAGTGCTCCCGCGGCGACCCGATCTACGCCGAGAGCACCAAGAGGAAGAAAGCCCAGCTGAAGGGCCTCAGCGGAGCTGCGAACGTGGAGAAACCAGCCCACAGCCCTGGCACGGAGCAGGCAGACGGTGCGTGGAGGGATGGTGGCTGGGCGTGGGGCACAGAGAAGGAGTACCAGGACCCCGCCACCCAGGTGGCGGCCAAGATCACCGTCATGACCGCGCACACGGAGGACGACCACAAGACCATCTTCCTCAGCAGCCCCGACTCCGCTGTGGGAGTTCAGTGGCCCTGCGTCAGCTCCGCTTCCCACCCTGATTTTGGGACCTCGCCGCCCGCCGTTGAGCCCGGAGAGGTGTTTCAGGCATCGGGAAGTGACAACGGACTGAGGCTTCACTTCGCAGCTCCTCCCAAGAGCTCGGTTACAGAGAGCCCGGCCATCCCTCCCAAGATGTCCAAAAACAGCCAGCAGGGCAGCGAGGGGAGCTGCGtgctcccagccagctcccccCTGGCAAGGCTCGGTGACGGCAACAACCACGACGGAGCTGGAGCCCACCCGCTGCCGAGGAGCTGTGCGGACACGGGGGGCTTTGGGGTGTCCCCTTCTCTGTGCGCTCACGTTAACGGAGCCTCCGTGGAGGAGCCTGGCAGAGGCCTGGCAGGTTTGTCCTACGACAGGAGGCAGAAGCACTACACCCCAACGTGGGCCAAGCAGTGCCGGatagaggaggaggaggaggaggtagaggaggaggagcaggcgCTCTCAACCCACCCGTGGGCAGTGGGAGCCGAGGTTGGAAGAGCTGACGCCGACCCCGTGGATGACTGCCCGATGGTGGAGAGCCAGCCTGGGATCAGCAAGTCGTCGTCCTTTGAATTCCCTAAGGAGAAGAGCAATGGCACGGAGTTTGCaccaccaccgccgccgccaAAGAAGCAGTCCAG GCGCGCTCTGAAAATGAACCCGAATAACGCTGAGCTGGAGAGGGGCAGCAACAGCTCCACCGAGAGCCTCAGCCCGCCTTTCCGCAGCATCCACGTCAGCTTCACGGCCGGATCCACCGACAGCCTCAGCTCAGACACGCAGACCGGCAGCGATGGCA GGCACTCGTCTGAGCCGAACCACTCGCCGCCTCCAGCTGAGAGCCAAGTGTTTCCCCCcggctccttcctccccacctccagTGAGGATGCTCCCTCTGCCGGCCCCAGCTGCCCGCCCCCTCTGCCCCAGAAGAAGACGATGAGCAGAACGGTGTCCTCCCCGGATGGCTTTTTTGGGAGCCAAACATCTTCCGGCAGAGCAGCCggcactgccagccccaggTTGAACGTCAGCCACTCCGAGAGCAACTTCTGCCTGCGGGAAGAGCCTCCCTTCATCCACCCAGCCGGCCTGGGGGGCCCCGGCACCTTCTCCTCTTCTGAATCCCTGGAGAAAGCCTCCAAAGGAAACAGCTACTGGGGCTCGGCTACCAGCAAGAGCACGGGGGCCTGCATGCCCAGCAGGAACCTGCAGTCCCTCTCCTCCTCGCAGCTCAGCGTCTCCAGCCAGGTGTCGTCGAGCTCCAGCCTCCACCTCCACAACCTCCTGAGCAACATCGACAGCAAGGAGGGGGTGTACGCCAAGCTGGGCGCCCTCTACGCCGAGTCCCTGCGCCGCCTGGTCGCCAAGTGCGAGGACTGCTTCATGCGGGAGCAGAAGAACGAGCTGCGCTTCAGCGAGAACAACTGGTCGCTCTTCAAGCTGGCGTGCAACAAGCCCTGCTGCGACTCGGGGGATGCCATCTACTACTGTGCCACCTGCTCCAAGGACCCGTCAACCACCTATGCTGTGAAG ATCTGTAAAAGCCAGGAGTCCAAGGTGGCCGCTTCATACTGCAGCCCCGCAGTGCCCGTCCACTTCAACATCCAGCAGGACTGTGGGCATTTCGTGGCCTCCGTCCCCTCCAGCATGCTGCTGGCCTCGGATGTGGAGAAGAGCGTGCCCGGGGATGGTCTCCGTGCCTCCCGCGCTGCCAGCGAGCACGACTGCGTGGTGGTCATCACGCGGGAGGTGCCGAGCCAGACCACTGCTGACTTTGTGAGGGACTCGGTGATGCTGCACCAAGCCAAGCCCGAGCTGTACGAGCGTCGGGTTTGCTTCttgctcctccagctctgcaacGGGCTGGAGCACCTCAAAGAGCATGGCATAATCCATCGTGACCTGTGCCTGGAGAACCTCCTGCTTGTCCCCTGCAAGCCCCCCATGAGCTGCGTGAAAGCCAAAGATGACAAGCACTTGCCCCGCCTGATCATCAGCAACTTTTTGAAAGCCAAGCAGAAACCGGGATCCGGAGACTCCAAGCTGAAGAAGAGTCAGGCCAGGCTGGCCCCGGAGATCGTGTCAGCTTCCCAGTACAAGAAGTTCGATGAGTTTCAGACCGGCATCCTCATCTACGAGCTGCTGCACCAGCCCAACCCCTTTGAGGAGAAGGTGCACCTCAAGGAGCAGGAGTACAGCCCCGAGgacctccctgctctgcccagcctgtccATCTACTCGCgggggctccagcagctggccCACCTCCTTCTGGAGGCAGACCCCATCAAGCGCGTGCGGATCACCGAGGCCAAGCGGatgctgcagtgcctgctgtGGGGGCCCCGGCGGGAGCTCACCGAGCAGCCCCTCAGCCACGAGGAAGCCCTCTGCCAGGTGCTGCAGAACTGGGTGGACATGAAGCGCGCCCTGCTGATGATGAAGTTTGCCGAGCGAGCCGTGGACACGGAGCGGAGCGTCGAACTGGAGGACTGGCTCTGCTGCCAGTACCTGGCGTCCGCCGAGCCTGCCTCCCTCTCGCACACgctgaagctgctgcagctgctctga
- the MBOAT4 gene encoding ghrelin O-acyltransferase produces the protein MRSADLLILLPAAWYQLAAFPFAALFHQLCASGQLSPTARYTLLLTGGCLLAVTAMGSYAALLLIPAAASVLVLLSASPAHVHTWVFGLQMCWQTLCHLGLGSLALESGDARPAVALSAIMLLTQKATYLALDVHEGTVLLQTGQGLLQQALPLSSYLLYFPALLGGPLLPFSSFRVQAESLGAVPLPLEAAGWRCLGALALQGLRVGLEGCLPRVQGCSILATLCHAWMRALLFRLAYYTQWVLDEALLEVAGFGLEEGQGDLSGRELWVLETTHRLAVFTRTWNRSTSRWLRRLVFQRCPAQPLLATFAFSAWWHGLRPGHVFGFLCWAVMVEADYRIHPFLSAWATSRVAKLLYRGTTWVFTQLIVAYVLDAVEAESLSALCLLWTSYKSILPLSYGVVLLLLLSRKAKQN, from the exons GTACACACTCCTCCTCACTGGAGGATGTCTCCTTGCAGTCACAGCCATGGGCAGCTATGCCGCGTTGCTCCTTATCCCcgctgctgcctctgtgctcGTCCTCCTCTCCGCCAGCCCAGCTCACGTCCACACCTGGGTCTTTGGCCTCCAGATGTGCTGGCAGACCCTCTGCCACCTGGGCCTGGGCAGCTTGGCACTGGAGTCAGGGGATGCCAG gCCAGCTGTTGCCCTCTCTGCCATCATGCTGCTCACCCAAAAAGCGACATATCTGGCCCTGGACGTCCACGAAGGGACCGTTCTGCTCCAGACAGGCCAGGGGCTTTTACAGCAAGCCTTGCCTCTCTCCAGCTACCTGCTCTATTTCCCAGCCCTCCTCGGAGGCCCCCTGCTGCCCTTCAGCAGCTTTCGGGTCCAAGCCGAGTCCCTGGgggctgtccccctgcccctGGAGGCTGCTGGATGGAGGTGCCTTGGGGCGCTGGCACTGCAGGGGCTGCGtgtggggctggagggctgcCTGCCCCGGGTACAGGGCTGCTCCATCCTGGCCACCCTGTGCCACGCGTGGATGCGAGCCCTGCTCTTCAGGCTGGCCTACTACACGCAGTGGGTGCTGGACGAGGCCCTCCTCGAGGTGGCAGGTTTTGGGCtggaggaagggcagggagaCCTTTCAGGCCGTgagctgtgggtgctggagACCACGCACCGCCTGGCTGTCTTCACCCGCACCTGGAACAGGAGCACGTCCCGCTGGCTGCGGAGGCTGGTCTTCCAGcgctgcccagcccagccgctCCTCGCCACTTTCGCCTTCTCCGCCTGGTGGCATGGCCTCCGGCCCGGCCACGTCTTTGGTTTCCTGTGCTGGGCCGTCATGGTGGAGGCCGACTACCGCATCCATCCCTTCCTCAGCGCCTGGGCCACCTCCCGTGTCGCAAAGCTCCTCTACCGTGGCACGACCTGGGTCTTCACGCAGCTCATTGTCGCCTACGTCCTGGATGCTGTGGAGGCTGAGAGCTTGTCTGCACTCTGCCTGCTCTGGACTTCTTACAAGAGTATCCTTCCCCTCTCTTACGgtgttgtgctgctgctgctgctttccagaaaagcaaagcagaactga